The DNA window AAAGACCATACTACGTTGTTGCTAAGCATCATTAATGGATTAAAATAAGGGTTCTGCATAATTCCTACAGTGTATCTTCAAGCAGCTGGTTTAGTTTGTGCACTAGCCTAGCCCTTGTTAGCCCTACGTAACACACAGGTCTGGAAGGCTGACGTGTGTGAAGGAGGTTAATGTAATCCTAGAAACTCTTTCAGAAGCTCACAGGTTTTCTTGTGGATGACTTCACGGAGTTTCCGCACGCGCCGGATGCTGGAGGTCCCCACAAAGCTGTctggctgcaggacagccaTGCCGTTGTGGACATCTCCCATGATGATGAGCTGACCGTCCACCGTGGTCATATTGGGACACGGGCAGCTCCAGTCCATGTTGAAAAGCGTTATTTCCAGGGGTTCCTTCCCCAGGAATTTTAATCccattttttcatctttgagaATCTCCTCCACTGTCACCAGGGCATGTCCTGAGTCTTGGTCTTCGGTCAGTTCTGTAATACGGCCCAGGATCACGAAGTCGCTTTTGCAGAAGCTCGTCACCAGCTTCTGGCGTGGCTTGCAAGCTTTGCAGTGCGTGTTCTTTGGGAAAGGGCACATCTCTTCGCAGGCCTCCCGGCTCTCAAAGTTGTTCTCGTTACCTCCACACCCACCATAAATGAAGGACTGGCACTGCTTTGTCAAGCTGTTGTAGGCCCATCTGGGCTCGTAGGCTTTGCAGTGACCTTGGAGGGCTGGTAGATTGCAAATGTTGATTGGGCCGTTCATGCACGTTAACATACAGTTCTCATAGGTCTCAAAGTGGTTGAGGTTGCTGTTACAGTTCCCATAAATGAAAGTgaagcagttgtttttctttgcatcaTAATACCACCTGGTCTGCTCTTCTCCACAGTCTTCGCTGTCTGGTTGCTTCAGGCACTCATCGGTTGGGAAGTGTGTTCTATTCTGGGAAGCTTCTTTGGATGTGGGTTCTCCTTTGATGACTGACAATGGGAAATCAGCCCTGAGAAGGCCACCGCTGTTTCTGGCGGTGCAGGTGTAGATGCCTGCATCTTGCAGCTGGGTGTTGTAGATGACCAGCTGGGCTATGTTAGTGACCACAACGTTCCCTCTGACGTGATTTGGCTTCataatgactttttctttcccctcaacCTGCTTCTCCCACGTAATTTCTGGCTTAGGTCTCCCTGTAACATCACAGAGGAAGCTGACAGTCTCTCCTACGTAGACTGACTGATGGACGGGGTTGTTCACTAATGCCGGCGGTAAGATATCGACGATCGTGGTCTCGGAATAGGCCGTAGTAGGGCGAGCTGTTGTTTCTGGTGGGATCGGGCTGGTGTTTGGCCAGGTAAGATGATATCGACAGGTGACTACGTTCAGAGTAATGCCTTTGATGCAAGCTTCTGCGTCCATGTAGCACTTGTTGTAGTAGGTGAGCCCGTCAGAAGCACAGGTGAAGCTCGGCTCCTTCTCACACCTGTCCTTGCACTTGCAGACGGGCTGCCCGTCCCAGATGTCACACTCCGAGCCTTGCTGGATGCACATGAAGCGGTCGCAGGTTGCCTCTTTGGGCATTCCCACCGGCCCTTTCTTCCCCTTGACATCCATGTACCGAGCCGCCACGCAACTCTTCGTCCCGCAGACATTGGGGCAGCACTTCTCGAAGGTCTCACACTCCtgcagggaaagaaagcaaCCCGCTCATTACTGGGGACAGAGCTAAGACCCCTTTAGGGACCCAACAAGCAGAGAGCCCTCAAACTCTCAAGGCTTCAAGTTCAGTGGACCCGATTTTGCCACAGAGATCCGTGGTCCGAAACTCAGAGTCCCCACCAGCAACGTGTaaccctctccagcagctcccaggaggAGGCTTAGCATGTGGGGGTTTGCAAAGGTCTCCAAGAGAAGCCTCTAGAGAGGAGAATGCATTGCTGCTTCTTAAACACTAACCTCATCCTAAGTCTTTCCCAGAGTCACATGGATTCCTTGACTACAGAGCTAACAACCCCCCTTCGGCACTCTCCGAAATGCCCGAGGACAAGCCCTGAGAAACAAGAGCGGATGGAAGGACTTACCATATGGCTGCAGGCAGTAATCCGCcttattttccagaaaagtaTGTAAAGTATTATTTGAATTCCCCGAGACTAACAGCCTGCTCCTGGAGGTGAAACTGCCAAGGGTTTGTGATTGTTCACATTGTAGAGGGAATAATAGAATATTTCAGAAGTAAGGAAATTCTTGCtcccaaaataatttttctatggtatttagaaaaacaaacccaaaacagcTCATTATGGCTTCTCTGTCCTATTTTAGCCCTATGTTCAAATGCAGCATCGCTCTTCTGATGATTTATTAGCCACAGTCCGCTCTGAATTGTGGTTAATTTTAGCaggatttttgtcttttgtacAGAAA is part of the Gallus gallus isolate bGalGal1 chromosome 18, bGalGal1.mat.broiler.GRCg7b, whole genome shotgun sequence genome and encodes:
- the WFIKKN2 gene encoding WAP, Kazal, immunoglobulin, Kunitz and NTR domain-containing protein 2, with product MVLVLFTRWMWILLGKSSVLLLLEVSLQGRALPPIRYSHAGICPNDMNPNLWVDAQSTCKRECEADLECETFEKCCPNVCGTKSCVAARYMDVKGKKGPVGMPKEATCDRFMCIQQGSECDIWDGQPVCKCKDRCEKEPSFTCASDGLTYYNKCYMDAEACIKGITLNVVTCRYHLTWPNTSPIPPETTARPTTAYSETTIVDILPPALVNNPVHQSVYVGETVSFLCDVTGRPKPEITWEKQVEGKEKVIMKPNHVRGNVVVTNIAQLVIYNTQLQDAGIYTCTARNSGGLLRADFPLSVIKGEPTSKEASQNRTHFPTDECLKQPDSEDCGEEQTRWYYDAKKNNCFTFIYGNCNSNLNHFETYENCMLTCMNGPINICNLPALQGHCKAYEPRWAYNSLTKQCQSFIYGGCGGNENNFESREACEEMCPFPKNTHCKACKPRQKLVTSFCKSDFVILGRITELTEDQDSGHALVTVEEILKDEKMGLKFLGKEPLEITLFNMDWSCPCPNMTTVDGQLIIMGDVHNGMAVLQPDSFVGTSSIRRVRKLREVIHKKTCELLKEFLGLH